Proteins from one Ahaetulla prasina isolate Xishuangbanna chromosome 2, ASM2864084v1, whole genome shotgun sequence genomic window:
- the LOC131190305 gene encoding pantothenate kinase 3 isoform X2, with translation MPFNLDDPYPLLVVNIGSGVSILAVHSKDNYKRVTGTSLGGGTFLGLCSLLTGCESFEEALEMASKGDSTQADKLVRDIYGGDYERFGLPGWAVASSFGNMICKEKRESVSKEDLARATLVTITNNIGSIARMCAVNEKINRVVFVGNFLRVNTLSMKLLAYALDYWSKGQLKALFLEHEGYFGAVGALLGLPNFS, from the exons ATGCCTTTTAACCTAGATGATCCATACCCTTTGCTGGTTGTAAACATTGGCTCTGGAGTCAGTATTTTAGCAGTTCATTCCAAAGACAACTACAAGAGAGTGACTGGAACAAG TCTAGGTGGTGGGACCTTTCTTGGTTTGTGCAGTTTACTGACCGGATGTGAAAGTTTTGAAGAAGCTCTAGAAATGGCATCCAAAGGCGACAGCACACAAGCTGACAAGCTAGTCCGGGATATTTATGGGGGAGACTATGAACGGTTTGGCTTACCAGGATGGGCAGTGGCATCTAG CTTTGGGAATATGATCTGCAAAGAGAAACGGGAGTCTGTCAGCAAAGAAGACCTGGCTAGAGCAACCTTGGTTACTATCACCAATAACATTGGATCTATTGCACGAATGTGTGCTGTAAATGAG aaaATAAACCGAGTCGTCTTTGTTGGTAACTTTCTACGTGTGAATACTTTATCAATGAAGCTTTTGGCATATGCACTGGATTACTGGTCCAAAGGCCAGTTGAAAGCTTTGTTCCTTGAACATGAG GGGTACTTTGGAGCAGTCGGTGCCCTTCTTGGATTGCCAAATTTCAGCTGA
- the LOC131190305 gene encoding pantothenate kinase 3 isoform X3 — MASKGDSTQADKLVRDIYGGDYERFGLPGWAVASSFGNMICKEKRESVSKEDLARATLVTITNNIGSIARMCAVNEKINRVVFVGNFLRVNTLSMKLLAYALDYWSKGQLKALFLEHEGYFGAVGALLGLPNFS; from the exons ATGGCATCCAAAGGCGACAGCACACAAGCTGACAAGCTAGTCCGGGATATTTATGGGGGAGACTATGAACGGTTTGGCTTACCAGGATGGGCAGTGGCATCTAG CTTTGGGAATATGATCTGCAAAGAGAAACGGGAGTCTGTCAGCAAAGAAGACCTGGCTAGAGCAACCTTGGTTACTATCACCAATAACATTGGATCTATTGCACGAATGTGTGCTGTAAATGAG aaaATAAACCGAGTCGTCTTTGTTGGTAACTTTCTACGTGTGAATACTTTATCAATGAAGCTTTTGGCATATGCACTGGATTACTGGTCCAAAGGCCAGTTGAAAGCTTTGTTCCTTGAACATGAG GGGTACTTTGGAGCAGTCGGTGCCCTTCTTGGATTGCCAAATTTCAGCTGA
- the LOC131190305 gene encoding pantothenate kinase 3 isoform X1, with translation MKIKDAKKPSFPWFGMDIGGTLVKLAYFEPIDITAEEEQEEVESLKSIRKYLTSNVAYGSTGIRDVHLELKDLILFGRKGNLHFIRFPTHDLPTFIQMGRNKNFSTLHTVLCATGGGAYKFEEDFRTIGDLQLHKLDELDCLVKGLLYIDSVSFNGQAECYYFENASEPERCQKMPFNLDDPYPLLVVNIGSGVSILAVHSKDNYKRVTGTSLGGGTFLGLCSLLTGCESFEEALEMASKGDSTQADKLVRDIYGGDYERFGLPGWAVASSFGNMICKEKRESVSKEDLARATLVTITNNIGSIARMCAVNEKINRVVFVGNFLRVNTLSMKLLAYALDYWSKGQLKALFLEHEGYFGAVGALLGLPNFS, from the exons ATGAAGATCAAAGATGCCAAAAAACCAT cTTTTCCATGGTTTGGAATGGATATTGGTGGAACACTAGTGAAACTTGCATATTTTGAACCTATAGATATTACTGCAGAAGAAGAGCAGGAAGAGGTTGAAAGTCTGAAGAGTATTCGCAAATATTTAACATCAAATGTGGCCTATGGGTCCACTGGTATTCGAGATGTCCACCTTGAACTTAAAGACTTGATACTCTTTGGACGAAAGGGAAATTTGCACTTTATCAGATTCCCAACACATGACTTGCCTACTTTTATTCAAATGGGAAGAAATAAAAACTTTTCAACGCTACATACGGTGCTTTGTGCCACTGGTGGTGGTGCTTATAAATTTGAAGAAGATTTTCGCACA ATTGGTGACCTCCAGCTGCACAAATTGGATGAACTTGATTGTCTCGTCAAAGGCTTGTTATATATAGATTCTGTCAGTTTTAATGGCCAGGCAGAATGCTACTATTTTGAAAATGCATCAGAACCGGAAAGATGCCAAAAGATGCCTTTTAACCTAGATGATCCATACCCTTTGCTGGTTGTAAACATTGGCTCTGGAGTCAGTATTTTAGCAGTTCATTCCAAAGACAACTACAAGAGAGTGACTGGAACAAG TCTAGGTGGTGGGACCTTTCTTGGTTTGTGCAGTTTACTGACCGGATGTGAAAGTTTTGAAGAAGCTCTAGAAATGGCATCCAAAGGCGACAGCACACAAGCTGACAAGCTAGTCCGGGATATTTATGGGGGAGACTATGAACGGTTTGGCTTACCAGGATGGGCAGTGGCATCTAG CTTTGGGAATATGATCTGCAAAGAGAAACGGGAGTCTGTCAGCAAAGAAGACCTGGCTAGAGCAACCTTGGTTACTATCACCAATAACATTGGATCTATTGCACGAATGTGTGCTGTAAATGAG aaaATAAACCGAGTCGTCTTTGTTGGTAACTTTCTACGTGTGAATACTTTATCAATGAAGCTTTTGGCATATGCACTGGATTACTGGTCCAAAGGCCAGTTGAAAGCTTTGTTCCTTGAACATGAG GGGTACTTTGGAGCAGTCGGTGCCCTTCTTGGATTGCCAAATTTCAGCTGA